One genomic segment of Polyodon spathula isolate WHYD16114869_AA chromosome 17, ASM1765450v1, whole genome shotgun sequence includes these proteins:
- the LOC121329548 gene encoding homeobox protein Nkx-2.8-like — MSATAKISFTVRSILDLPEHEAETANNHSPESYSSSPYTEWLDSEGSHCLSSDESSAETLPDSTQKDEPSPETEAEKKKKRRVLFSKSQTFELERRFRQQRYLSAPEREQLAHLLSLTPTQVKIWFQNHRYKMKRARAEGHVDINQSPLIRRVMVPVLVRDGKPCHTCVINPVHYQDKQSVSLPASAAAHPSFTLHGYQHLHHPTPQALFSGYQHLSHPAGTIHHWSW; from the exons ATGTCGGCGACTGCTAAAATAAGTTTTACAGTGAGAAGCATTTTGGATTTACCAGAACATGAAGCTGAAACCGCCAATAACCATTCTCCGGAAAGCTACTCCAGCTCACCATACACTGAATGGTTAGACTCTGAAGGAAGTCATTGCCTCT cCTCTGACGAAAGCAGCGCAGAGACTTTACCGGATTCTACACAGAAAGATGAACCGTCGCCCGAGACAGAggctgaaaagaagaaaaaacgaCGAGTTCTCTTCTCCAAATCCCAGACGTTCGAACTGGAGAGACGGTTTAGACAGCAGCGCTATCTGTCTGCCCCAGAACGAGAGCAGCTCGCCCACCTTCTCAGCTTAACACCGACGCAGGTGAAAATATGGTTCCAGAACCACAGGTACAAAATGAAGAGAGCCAGGGCAGAAGGACATGTAGATATAAACCAGTCTCCATTGATTCGGAGAGTGATGGTACCAGTTCTGGTTAGAGACGGGAAACCttgccatacatgtgtcatcaaccCGGTACATTATCAGGACAAGCAAAGTGTCAGTCTGCCCGCGTCAGCAGCTGCACACCCCTCCTTCACACTCCACGGGTACCAGCACTTGCATCACCCTACACCACAGGCATTATTTTCCGGTTACCAGCACTTATCTCACCCAGCAGGAACGATACATCACTGGAGTTGGTAA
- the LOC121330322 gene encoding thyroid transcription factor 1-like produces the protein MSMSPKHTTPFSVSDILSPLEESYKKVSMEGNNLGAPLSVYRQSHVSQASMQQQHHMGHNGTVPATYHMAAAGVPQLSHSSMGGYCNGNLGTLGNMSELPPYQETMRNSASATGWYGANPDPRFSSISRFMGPSSGMNMSGMGSLGSLADVGKGMGPLQSTPRRKRRVLFSQAQVYELERRFKQQKYLSAPEREHLASMIHLTPTQVKIWFQNHRYKMKRQAKDKVTQQQMQQDASSCQQQQQSPRRVAVPVLVKDGKPCQGGTHTPTTGAQNHHHQQTTSATNNSGIGQHQQTGSACHSPDLGHSSSPLSLHSQVSSLSHLNSSGSDYGTAMQCSALLYGRTW, from the exons ATGTCGATGAGCCCCAAGCATACGACTCCTTTCTCAGTTTCTGATATCTTGAGTCCCCTAGAGGAGAGTTACAAGAAAGTGAGCATGGAGGGCAACAACTTGGGGGCTCCCCTGTCAGTTTACCGGCAGTCTCACGTCTCTCAGGCATCCATGCAGCAACAGCACCATATGGGGCATAACGGGACGGTGCCCGCCACCTACCACATGGCAGCGGCGGGTGTACCTCAGCTTTCTCATTCATCCATGGGGGGTTACTGTAACGGTAACCTGGGTACTTTGGGCAACATGAGCGAGCTTCCGCCATACCAGGAAACAATGAGAAACAGTGCATCAGCCACAGGATGGTATGGAGCCAATCCCGATCCGCGCTTTTCTTCAA TTTCCCGCTTCATGGGCCCATCCTCTGGAATGAACATGAGCGGTATGGGAAGCCTGGGCTCTTTGGCAGACGTTGGCAAAGGCATGGGACCTCTGCAGAGCACTCCAAGGAGAAAGCGCAGGGTGCTTTTCTCGCAAGCCCAAGTTTACGAGCTAGAAAGACGATTCAAGCAACAGAAATACCTCTCGGCACCGGAAAGAGAACATTTGGCCAGCATGATCCACCTCACTCCAACTCAGGTCAAAATTTGGTTCCAGAACCATCGGTACAAGATGAAACGCCAAGCCAAAGACAAGGTGACCCAACAGCAAATGCAACAGGACGCCAGCTCTtgccaacaacagcagcagtctCCAAGAAGAGTGGCCGTACCAGTTTTAGTGAAGGATGGCAAGCCATGCCAAGGAGGCACACATACGCCAACAACGGGCGCCCagaaccaccaccaccagcaaaCAACTAGCGCCACGAATAATTCAGGAATTGGGCAACATCAGCAGACAGGGAGCGCATGCCATTCACCAGATTTAGGCCACTCCTCTAGCCCTCTCTCCCTTCACAGCCAGGTCTCCAGTTTGTCTCACCTAAACTCTTCTGGTTCTGATTATGGCACCGCCATGCAGTGCTCTGCCTTATTATATGGTAGGACCTGGTGA